One window of the Parasphingopyxis algicola genome contains the following:
- a CDS encoding GH36-type glycosyl hydrolase domain-containing protein, giving the protein MADESPDLSWSLVSSAETLSGDHALADKPATPIPAWDALSQTQGWLHDVRLACVDPPPDATKAAEWLLDNDYQIHRALRQIKQDLPRRFYDRLPALAGEEFGGTPRVFSMAHDLLRVTRLQISLTSAVRYVRAYQHGQPLLIAELWAFPTMLRIACLEVLVSAFSQLIDSGLGKPFAPSQWAEDPHSLDATERVARAIANLGVIAAIPWKDFFDQTSRVEEILRDDPSDHYRRMDFESRDQYRHAVEELARYGTAREVDVAAEAVRQARSVRHGGSAGHVGHWLVGDRRRQLEERLTVRLPPGDRARRHVLAHPGAYYAFVLSICIAGALILPAAYLYLVGADLFGWIAGLALASVPSTVLAVTFVHWGITQLLPPRTLYKLDCSERLPRDARTIVAIPVIVPSPDEVSRLVEQAETHWLANADPRLQVALLADLADAEHERMPGDAEIESALEQEIRALNDRHGRNGTGPFHLLVRPRLHNAAQGCWMAWERKRGKLEQFNRLLVDGDFSPFSIHAGSRAGLEAIRFVITVDADTMLPPGSVGRLVGALAHPLNTARIDEETGRVTAGYSIVQPRVEISPQSGMRSLFARLFTGDTAIDIYSRAVSDVYQDLFGAGIFVGKGIYDVRAFHRSVDGRVPENRILSHDLFEGAHGRVALATDIVLYEGFPASYLEYAERLHRWIRGDWQLLAWLWRSVPAADGSRVRNPLAGIDRWKIIDNLRRSLIAPSLLVLALAGWMILPGQPWFWTLLVVFAPGGQLVTDLVSGLARGRRRGAARDILSRLSDQTGRWLLAIVYLPHEALLSFHAVAITLWRLVITRRRLLEWTTAAHVAAQLAGQGTRIAIWRRMWLAPVVALAMGVLLLLVRPTALPAALPLLLLWIAAPEITVRIGAARTSEFMPLDADDRLFLRALARRTWFYFETFAGPEDNWLPPDNYQGEPHEEVAHRTSPTNIGMMLLSTATAWDFGYIGRTELAARTDNALQSLARLERYRGHLFNWYDTQSLKPLEPRYVSTVDSGNLAVSLIAYAETLREAAESEILEPQQWSGLSDVLDLLDEAVRGLPDRDTRIRSRLAALRGRLAALETDPDARLAGLTAICDTDIPAIESLISQIVAPPASVPAEVLQSIYGWIDRLRYQLRSLLRDLRGGHPDGTHLRQLADQCVAQAYAMDFAPLYDEERGLFHIGHNVSSGRLDQNHYDLLASEARLASFFAIAKRDVPLEHWFHLGRPITRVDGSLALISWNGSMFEYLMPRLVLQSAVETLLGESERTAVEIQQRYGRSSNVPWGISESAYSARDPDHRYRYQAFGAPGLGLRRGLARDMVVAPYASALALAVAPADAAANLRALSELGAGGRFGLFEAVDFTADRAGRDAAFTPVIAYMAHHQGMILCAINNALRRDILVRRLNRDPRINLISLLLSERLPREEPSEIERLEELERPIEGDGMVQAVAPWRPAPSPFPQTHLLGNGRLSSWISDGGGGGLRWRKNAMTRFVPDAALDADGLWLYILDAETGALWSATRQPTGARPDEYDVLFHAHMAEFHRRDHQIETRLEVAVAAGDDLEIRRVTVTNESERRRTLRLTSYAEVVLAPPLEDERHPAFSKLFVCSEPVPHLGGLLFTRRARDPRETPPVLLQFLVDAEGPVEDLRYETDRRAVIGRNRSVRDPAGARSDLANGQGCTLDPVAALQIEVALQPYERRELCYVTVAAATREAAIEIAERYTTLSSIDWALGDAASDMLRAIGRSLREEGDPAAMQMLGSLLVYPHPALRADLAAQGANRLGQPGLWGMALSGDLPILLLRVRSEGPFLLERLLAMHEFWRRQGLEVDLVVLQVGGSGYVEPLRDEIMELLRDLGVSELLGRNGGIHLLFADQIGSDQVRLLEAVARVILDEADGTIEEQLQRATEMAPELPRFVPSMPPQSFEQAPVERRADLLFDNGFGGFSPDGREYVMHLEPGAATPAPWTNILANEDFGCLVTESGGGFTWAVNSGENRLTPSTNDPVADRPVETLYLRDEETAAVWTVTPSPKGPGEACEARHGAGYSEWYTVAHGLAQEMRVLVPPDAPVKIVRLRVRNPGERHRRLTATYYAEWLLGSLPSVGRAHVVCDYDTASHTLFARSAWNPDFAERVAFLTASEPPHGFTTDRGEFLGREGDPARPAALDRWGLSGTITGGAASCAAYQVHVDLAPGEAKDVVFVIGQGRDRKQAQSLAKEWAAIDAAEQALAAVQNRWDGLLGAVEVRTPDPAFDLIVNRWLLYQSLSSRVLARAGFYQASGAIGFRDQLQDVLALLFADPDRARAHILSCAEHQFEEGDVLHWWHPPSGRGVRTRCSDDLLWLPYAVGTYVAATGDLSILTEEARFLDAPPLAAEEHDRYARFDRTIARRPLIDHCERALEQALTQGAHGLPLIGGGDWNDGMDRVGDGGHGESVWLAWFAAVTAGHVADLNRRLGRNHTVERWRRHARDLVERAEAAGWDGDWYRRAYDDEGHPLGSAQNSECRIDSISQSWALFAGADAARVERALHAARDQLLDAEHGVARLLWPPFDRTLQNPGYIKSYPPGIRENGGQYSHAAAWLGIAFARSGDVDTALAIFHMLNPVTRASTRDKATRYLVEPYAVAADIASGDAHGGRGGWTWYTGAAAWTWRLAVEEILGLGLRDGKLCIAPKIPAAWDGFEATLRRPEGSISVRVERREGPQDRAPDLIVDGEPRRGRPVAFPTDGSCRTVTVLLGGGKTPDA; this is encoded by the coding sequence GTGGCGGACGAATCTCCTGACCTGTCCTGGTCGCTCGTTTCGTCGGCCGAAACGCTCAGCGGAGATCACGCTCTAGCCGACAAACCGGCGACACCGATCCCAGCATGGGACGCGCTGAGCCAGACACAAGGCTGGCTGCACGATGTCCGGCTCGCCTGTGTCGATCCGCCGCCGGACGCGACCAAGGCGGCGGAATGGCTGCTCGACAACGACTATCAGATCCACCGCGCGCTGCGGCAGATCAAACAGGACCTGCCGCGCAGATTCTACGATCGGCTGCCCGCGCTGGCGGGCGAGGAGTTCGGCGGAACTCCGCGAGTTTTCTCGATGGCGCACGATCTGCTGCGCGTTACCCGGCTCCAGATATCGCTGACCAGCGCTGTACGCTATGTGCGGGCCTATCAGCACGGCCAGCCGCTGCTGATCGCCGAACTCTGGGCCTTCCCGACGATGCTGCGGATCGCCTGTCTCGAGGTGCTGGTGTCAGCCTTTTCGCAGTTGATCGATAGCGGTCTTGGAAAACCGTTCGCACCCTCACAATGGGCGGAAGATCCGCATTCGCTCGACGCGACCGAACGGGTTGCCCGCGCCATCGCCAATCTGGGTGTCATCGCCGCGATCCCGTGGAAGGATTTCTTCGATCAGACGAGCCGGGTCGAGGAGATCCTGCGCGACGATCCGTCGGACCATTATCGCCGCATGGATTTCGAATCCCGCGACCAATACCGCCATGCGGTGGAGGAGCTGGCGCGCTACGGCACCGCCCGGGAGGTCGACGTCGCGGCGGAGGCCGTCCGCCAAGCCCGGTCGGTGCGACATGGGGGTAGCGCCGGGCATGTCGGCCACTGGCTGGTGGGGGACAGGCGGCGGCAACTTGAGGAGCGGCTGACCGTCCGGCTCCCGCCGGGCGATCGCGCGCGCCGCCACGTCCTCGCCCATCCCGGCGCTTATTATGCTTTCGTCCTGTCCATTTGCATCGCTGGAGCGCTGATATTGCCGGCGGCCTATCTGTATCTGGTGGGCGCCGATCTCTTCGGATGGATCGCCGGGCTGGCCCTGGCCTCGGTGCCGTCGACGGTGCTGGCGGTGACGTTCGTCCATTGGGGCATCACGCAGCTGCTGCCGCCGCGCACTCTCTACAAGCTCGATTGCAGCGAGCGGTTGCCGCGCGACGCGCGCACGATCGTGGCGATCCCGGTGATCGTGCCGTCGCCGGACGAGGTGTCGCGGCTGGTCGAGCAGGCCGAGACGCACTGGCTCGCCAATGCCGATCCGCGGCTTCAGGTCGCGCTGCTGGCCGATCTCGCCGATGCCGAGCATGAGCGGATGCCCGGCGATGCCGAAATCGAATCGGCGCTCGAGCAGGAGATCCGGGCGCTCAACGACCGGCACGGCCGGAACGGCACGGGTCCCTTCCATCTGTTGGTCCGCCCCAGGCTGCATAATGCCGCGCAAGGCTGCTGGATGGCCTGGGAGCGCAAGCGCGGGAAGCTCGAGCAGTTCAACCGGCTGCTCGTCGACGGCGACTTCTCGCCTTTTTCGATCCATGCCGGGAGCCGGGCCGGGCTCGAAGCGATCCGCTTCGTCATCACCGTCGATGCCGATACGATGCTGCCGCCGGGATCGGTCGGCCGGTTGGTCGGCGCGCTCGCCCATCCGCTGAACACCGCGCGCATCGACGAGGAAACGGGCCGGGTCACGGCCGGCTATTCGATCGTCCAGCCGCGCGTCGAAATCTCGCCGCAGAGCGGGATGCGCTCGCTCTTCGCCCGTCTCTTCACCGGCGACACCGCGATCGACATCTACAGCCGGGCCGTTTCCGACGTGTATCAGGATCTGTTCGGCGCGGGCATCTTCGTCGGCAAGGGCATCTACGACGTCCGCGCCTTCCACCGCAGCGTCGACGGCCGCGTGCCGGAAAACCGGATCCTCAGCCATGACCTGTTCGAGGGCGCGCATGGGCGCGTCGCGCTGGCGACCGATATCGTCCTCTATGAGGGATTCCCGGCCAGCTATCTCGAATATGCCGAGCGCCTGCACCGCTGGATACGCGGCGACTGGCAGCTGTTGGCATGGCTGTGGCGCTCGGTCCCGGCGGCGGACGGATCGCGCGTCAGAAACCCGCTCGCGGGGATCGACCGGTGGAAGATCATCGACAATCTGCGGCGCAGCCTCATCGCCCCGTCGCTGCTCGTACTGGCGCTGGCCGGCTGGATGATATTGCCCGGCCAACCCTGGTTCTGGACACTGCTGGTCGTTTTCGCGCCCGGCGGCCAGCTGGTCACCGATCTTGTCAGCGGCCTCGCGCGCGGGCGGCGGCGCGGGGCGGCGCGCGACATTCTATCGAGGCTGTCGGACCAGACCGGCCGCTGGCTGCTCGCAATCGTCTATCTCCCGCATGAGGCGTTGCTGTCGTTCCATGCCGTCGCCATCACGCTCTGGCGGCTGGTCATCACCCGCCGCCGGCTTCTCGAATGGACGACGGCGGCGCATGTCGCGGCGCAGCTTGCCGGCCAGGGCACACGGATCGCCATATGGCGGCGCATGTGGCTGGCGCCGGTGGTTGCGCTCGCCATGGGCGTGCTGTTGCTGCTCGTCCGCCCCACCGCGCTTCCGGCGGCCCTGCCGCTGCTCCTGCTCTGGATTGCGGCGCCGGAGATCACCGTCCGGATCGGCGCGGCGCGCACGTCCGAGTTCATGCCGCTCGATGCCGACGACCGCCTGTTCCTCAGGGCTCTCGCCCGCCGGACATGGTTCTACTTCGAGACTTTTGCGGGGCCGGAGGACAACTGGCTGCCGCCCGACAATTATCAGGGCGAACCGCATGAGGAGGTCGCCCATCGGACGTCGCCGACCAATATCGGCATGATGCTGCTGTCGACGGCGACGGCCTGGGATTTCGGCTATATCGGGCGCACCGAACTGGCGGCGCGCACGGACAACGCGCTGCAAAGCCTCGCCCGGCTCGAACGCTATCGCGGGCATCTGTTCAACTGGTACGACACGCAAAGCCTCAAGCCGCTCGAACCGCGCTATGTGTCGACAGTCGACAGCGGCAATCTCGCGGTCAGCCTGATCGCCTATGCCGAAACGCTGCGCGAGGCGGCCGAGAGCGAGATCCTCGAACCGCAGCAATGGTCGGGCCTGTCCGACGTGCTCGATCTCCTGGACGAAGCAGTGCGCGGCTTGCCCGACCGCGACACCCGTATCCGGTCCCGGCTCGCCGCGTTGCGCGGCCGGCTCGCCGCCCTGGAAACCGATCCCGACGCCCGGCTCGCCGGGCTGACGGCCATTTGCGACACCGATATCCCGGCGATCGAGTCGCTCATATCGCAGATCGTCGCACCGCCTGCTTCGGTTCCCGCGGAGGTGTTGCAGTCGATCTACGGCTGGATCGACCGCCTCCGCTATCAGCTGCGCTCCCTGTTGCGCGACCTGCGCGGCGGCCATCCGGACGGCACGCATCTGCGGCAGCTGGCCGATCAATGCGTGGCGCAAGCCTATGCGATGGATTTCGCGCCGCTCTACGACGAGGAGCGGGGCCTCTTCCACATCGGCCACAATGTGAGTTCGGGGCGGCTCGACCAGAACCATTACGACCTTCTGGCCTCCGAGGCGCGGCTGGCCAGCTTCTTCGCGATCGCCAAGCGCGACGTGCCGCTCGAACACTGGTTCCATCTCGGCCGCCCGATCACCCGGGTGGACGGTTCGCTGGCGCTGATCTCTTGGAACGGATCGATGTTCGAATATCTGATGCCGCGCCTCGTCCTGCAAAGCGCCGTGGAAACGCTGCTCGGGGAGAGCGAGCGCACCGCAGTCGAGATCCAGCAGCGTTACGGCAGGTCCAGCAATGTGCCCTGGGGAATATCCGAGTCCGCCTATTCGGCGCGCGATCCGGATCACCGCTACCGGTACCAGGCGTTCGGCGCGCCCGGGCTGGGCCTGCGCCGGGGGCTGGCCCGGGACATGGTCGTCGCGCCCTATGCGTCGGCGCTTGCGCTTGCGGTGGCACCGGCCGACGCGGCGGCCAATCTGCGGGCCCTGTCCGAACTCGGCGCGGGTGGGCGGTTCGGCCTGTTCGAGGCGGTGGACTTCACAGCCGACCGGGCCGGGCGCGATGCCGCTTTCACGCCGGTGATCGCCTATATGGCCCATCATCAGGGGATGATCCTGTGCGCGATCAACAATGCGCTTCGCCGGGATATCCTTGTCCGGAGGCTCAACCGGGATCCGCGGATCAACCTGATATCGCTGCTGCTGAGCGAGCGCCTGCCCCGCGAGGAACCGTCCGAGATCGAGCGGCTCGAGGAACTGGAGCGCCCGATCGAGGGCGACGGCATGGTACAGGCTGTGGCGCCCTGGCGGCCCGCCCCGTCGCCGTTCCCGCAGACTCATCTTCTCGGCAACGGACGGCTTTCGAGCTGGATATCGGATGGCGGCGGCGGGGGCCTTCGCTGGCGCAAGAATGCGATGACCCGGTTCGTGCCGGACGCCGCCCTGGATGCCGACGGCCTGTGGCTCTACATTTTGGACGCGGAGACGGGCGCACTCTGGTCCGCGACCCGGCAGCCGACCGGCGCGCGGCCGGACGAGTATGACGTTTTGTTCCATGCACACATGGCCGAATTCCACCGGCGCGACCATCAGATCGAAACCCGGCTCGAAGTTGCCGTGGCGGCCGGCGACGATCTGGAGATCCGCCGGGTCACGGTGACCAACGAGAGCGAGCGCCGGCGGACGCTGCGCCTGACAAGCTATGCCGAAGTCGTGCTTGCGCCACCGCTTGAGGACGAGCGGCATCCGGCCTTCAGCAAGCTGTTCGTGTGCAGCGAGCCCGTCCCGCATCTCGGCGGATTGCTGTTCACGCGGCGTGCGCGCGATCCGCGCGAAACGCCGCCGGTGCTGTTGCAATTCCTGGTCGACGCCGAAGGGCCGGTCGAAGACCTGCGCTACGAGACCGACCGGCGTGCCGTGATCGGGCGCAACCGGAGCGTGCGCGATCCGGCCGGCGCCCGTAGCGATCTGGCGAACGGACAGGGCTGCACGCTGGATCCGGTCGCCGCACTGCAGATCGAGGTCGCGCTGCAACCCTATGAACGCCGCGAGCTCTGCTATGTCACGGTCGCCGCGGCGACGCGCGAGGCGGCGATCGAGATCGCCGAACGCTATACGACCCTCTCGTCGATCGACTGGGCGCTCGGCGATGCGGCGTCGGACATGCTGCGCGCGATCGGGCGTTCGCTTCGCGAAGAAGGCGATCCGGCCGCCATGCAGATGCTGGGATCGTTGCTCGTCTATCCGCACCCGGCATTGCGCGCGGACCTGGCGGCGCAGGGCGCGAACCGCCTCGGGCAGCCGGGCCTGTGGGGCATGGCGCTGTCGGGCGACCTGCCGATCCTGCTACTACGGGTCCGGTCCGAAGGCCCGTTTCTGCTGGAGAGGCTCCTGGCTATGCACGAATTCTGGCGTCGGCAGGGCCTGGAGGTCGATCTGGTCGTCTTGCAGGTCGGCGGTTCGGGCTATGTCGAGCCGCTGCGCGACGAGATCATGGAGCTTTTGCGCGATCTTGGCGTCAGCGAGCTGCTGGGCCGGAACGGGGGTATTCATCTGCTTTTCGCCGATCAGATCGGCAGCGATCAGGTCCGGCTGCTCGAAGCCGTTGCCCGCGTCATTCTCGACGAGGCGGACGGCACGATCGAGGAACAGTTGCAGCGCGCGACCGAGATGGCGCCGGAGCTTCCGCGCTTCGTACCCTCGATGCCGCCCCAATCCTTCGAGCAAGCGCCTGTCGAACGCCGCGCCGATCTGCTGTTCGACAACGGCTTCGGCGGGTTTTCGCCGGACGGCCGGGAATATGTGATGCATCTCGAGCCGGGCGCGGCAACTCCGGCGCCCTGGACGAATATCCTTGCGAATGAAGATTTCGGCTGTCTCGTCACCGAATCCGGCGGCGGGTTTACCTGGGCGGTCAATAGCGGCGAGAACCGGCTGACGCCCTCGACTAATGATCCGGTTGCGGATCGGCCGGTGGAAACACTCTATCTGCGGGATGAGGAAACGGCTGCGGTCTGGACTGTCACTCCGTCGCCGAAGGGACCCGGCGAAGCCTGTGAGGCGCGGCACGGCGCCGGCTACAGCGAATGGTACACGGTCGCGCACGGGCTCGCACAGGAGATGCGGGTTCTGGTTCCGCCCGACGCGCCGGTGAAGATCGTCCGCCTGCGGGTCCGCAACCCCGGCGAGCGTCACCGCCGGCTGACCGCGACCTATTATGCCGAATGGCTGCTCGGTTCGCTGCCGAGTGTCGGCCGGGCGCATGTCGTCTGCGATTATGACACGGCATCGCACACGCTTTTCGCCCGCAGTGCCTGGAATCCGGACTTTGCCGAGCGCGTGGCGTTCCTGACCGCCAGCGAACCGCCGCACGGCTTCACGACGGATCGCGGGGAATTTCTGGGGCGCGAAGGCGATCCCGCGCGCCCGGCTGCGCTCGATCGCTGGGGACTGAGCGGTACGATCACCGGCGGTGCCGCCAGCTGCGCCGCCTATCAGGTGCATGTCGATCTCGCGCCGGGCGAAGCGAAGGATGTCGTCTTTGTCATCGGCCAGGGTCGGGATCGGAAACAAGCGCAATCCCTGGCGAAAGAATGGGCCGCGATCGATGCGGCGGAACAGGCCCTCGCCGCGGTGCAGAACCGGTGGGACGGGCTTCTGGGCGCGGTGGAGGTGCGCACCCCCGATCCCGCCTTCGACCTCATCGTCAACCGCTGGCTACTCTATCAGAGCCTGTCGTCCCGGGTGCTGGCGCGCGCGGGTTTCTACCAGGCCAGCGGCGCGATCGGTTTCCGCGACCAGCTTCAGGACGTGCTCGCGCTGCTGTTCGCAGACCCGGACCGTGCCCGGGCGCATATCCTGTCGTGCGCCGAGCATCAGTTCGAAGAGGGCGATGTGCTGCACTGGTGGCATCCGCCGTCGGGCCGCGGGGTCCGGACTCGCTGTTCGGACGACCTCCTATGGCTGCCCTATGCGGTCGGCACCTATGTGGCGGCCACCGGCGACCTGTCCATCCTCACCGAGGAAGCGCGGTTCCTCGACGCGCCGCCCTTGGCCGCCGAGGAACATGATCGCTACGCGCGTTTCGACCGGACGATCGCGCGCCGGCCGCTGATCGACCATTGCGAGCGCGCGCTCGAGCAGGCGCTGACCCAGGGCGCCCACGGCCTTCCGCTCATCGGCGGCGGCGACTGGAACGACGGCATGGACCGGGTCGGCGATGGCGGCCATGGCGAAAGCGTCTGGCTGGCCTGGTTCGCCGCGGTGACGGCCGGGCATGTCGCCGATCTCAACCGCCGGCTCGGCCGCAATCACACGGTCGAACGCTGGCGCCGGCACGCGCGCGACCTGGTCGAACGTGCCGAGGCGGCGGGCTGGGACGGCGACTGGTACCGCCGCGCCTATGACGATGAGGGCCATCCGCTGGGTTCCGCGCAGAACAGCGAATGCCGGATCGATTCGATCTCGCAGTCCTGGGCCCTGTTCGCCGGCGCGGATGCGGCGCGCGTCGAGCGCGCGCTGCACGCCGCGCGCGACCAGCTCCTCGATGCCGAACATGGCGTGGCGCGACTGCTTTGGCCGCCGTTCGACAGGACGCTGCAGAATCCCGGCTATATCAAATCCTATCCGCCCGGCATCCGCGAAAATGGCGGACAATATTCGCACGCGGCCGCATGGCTCGGCATTGCCTTTGCGCGATCGGGCGACGTCGACACGGCGCTTGCGATATTCCATATGCTGAACCCGGTCACCCGGGCTTCGACCCGCGATAAGGCCACCCGATATCTGGTCGAACCCTATGCCGTCGCGGCCGATATCGCATCGGGCGACGCGCATGGCGGGCGGGGCGGCTGGACCTGGTATACGGGCGCCGCCGCCTGGACCTGGCGGCTCGCGGTCGAGGAGATATTGGGGCTCGGCTTGCGCGACGGAAAATTGTGCATCGCTCCGAAAATCCCGGCGGCGTGGGACGGGTTTGAAGCGACGCTGCGCCGGCCCGAGGGATCGATATCGGTTCGCGTCGAACGCCGGGAGGGGCCGCAAGACAGGGCACCCGACCTCATCGTCGACGGCGAGCCGCGGCGCGGACGGCCCGTGGCCTTTCCCACCGACGGCTCCTGCCGGACCGTGACCGTCCTTCTCGGGGGCGGAAAGACGCCGGACGCTTGA
- a CDS encoding pyridoxamine 5'-phosphate oxidase family protein, translating into MDEKLREQIGSIIGDVPDLTIATVRPDGFPQATTVSYANDGLTIYFMTAADGQKALNIARNDKVSLAIDRPYRNWDEIESLSMGARATIVSDPEEFEKAGQLLMAKFPQAEEHAPPEEIELAIVRIEPAVISLIDYRKGFGHTERVEV; encoded by the coding sequence ATGGACGAGAAATTGCGCGAGCAGATCGGTTCGATCATCGGTGACGTCCCCGATCTGACGATCGCGACGGTCCGGCCCGACGGTTTTCCGCAGGCGACGACGGTCAGCTATGCCAATGACGGGCTGACCATCTATTTCATGACGGCGGCCGACGGGCAGAAAGCCCTAAATATCGCGCGTAACGACAAGGTTTCGCTGGCGATCGATCGTCCCTACCGGAACTGGGACGAGATCGAGAGCCTGTCGATGGGCGCGCGCGCGACGATCGTCAGCGATCCGGAAGAGTTCGAGAAAGCGGGCCAATTGCTTATGGCGAAATTCCCGCAGGCCGAGGAGCATGCGCCGCCCGAGGAGATCGAGCTGGCGATTGTCCGCATCGAGCCTGCCGTCATTTCGCTGATCGATTACCGCAAGGGCTTCGGTCACACCGAGCGTGTCGAGGTCTGA